One window from the genome of Musa acuminata AAA Group cultivar baxijiao chromosome BXJ1-4, Cavendish_Baxijiao_AAA, whole genome shotgun sequence encodes:
- the LOC135671928 gene encoding uncharacterized protein LOC135671928 — translation MDKQTNHKRVESGGSIFRRLICKQATEDASSNEDKVPCNTPRRSVGSRTDSSFEGMASGSSVNGDNLMSSGRYVRDHGSLLSLQPWIFRKGNFSTDEETGKANGKCSEKCRYDMDGFMYNSSAEFSPLSVSLGHSCGRGRSSLRTRRPRQHSIKPLSSLENCLVPQIYSENFEFEEFVFSSFPSPAAPALRPFVITDGSKIISKSSFGDMDIPFGSGIQERNMKRVMGVSSLPEPRTPKRKSRETPDEKLESFNSQRSCRGCHQKGSLDGMHIFSVGVSLGFVSAILSNRKEIEKLNNMLKSSENLVQDLEEELEMKESIIVKELADEACGCQEPSDIIAEIETTESSRIQVSSSYFLTQNNEHNLLLLPKEDSRSKIEAELEIELERLELNIASSLNGEMSTFNEIDPDLIADVVHGDLKADLLPGGAPEEYADNASDSKSASTTYTNNFNYAVSPRELSLRLYEVIQHRLEERIKELEIELQKTQKQLQLVESEHVSRRAFSSSDMGSSSNQDSPMDLTADTAFSRPFCLNLAGDALDAYDEAYEEFMRVATTEEKLPSTTNSDNEHQYGLPSSDRSLIWGMEGPKYRGSAPTWEQNLKKREPDVTHEIYTAYEDDDDDEMKTLIEQIMERTRQGSTIVVNAQRMLFSMDD, via the exons ATGGATAAGCAGACCAATCACAAGAGAGTTGAATCTGGAggcagtatttttcggagattaaTCTGTAAGCAAGCCACAGAAGATGCTTCTTCCAATGAAGATAAGGTTCCTTGCAACACCCCCAGAAGATCTGTGGGGTCTAGAACTGATTCTTCATTTGAGGGAATGGCTTCCGGTAGTAGTGTTAATGGAGATAACCTTATGAGTTCAGGTAGGTATGTGAGGGACCATGGTTCTCTTCTGAGTTTGCAGCCTTGGATTTTCAGAAAAGGAAATTTTTCGACAGATGAGGAAACTGGGAAGGCAAATGGTAAGTGTTCTGAGAAATGTAGGTATGACATGGATGGTTTCATGTATAACTCATCTGCAGAGTTCTCTCCACTGAGTGTTAGTCTGGGTCATTCATGTGGTAGAGGTCGAAGCTCTCTTAGAACCAGGCGCCCTCGCCAACACTCAATTAAGCCCCTTTCTTCCTTGGAGAACTGCCTTGTTCCTCAAATTTACAGCGAGAACTTTGAATTTGAAGAGTTTGTTTTTAGTTCATTTCCTTCTCCTGCTGCTCCAGCCTTGAGGCCATTTGTCATAACAGATGGGAGCAAGATAATCAGCAAATCTAGTTTTGGAGATATGGATATACCTTTTGGAAGTGGAATACAGGAGAGGAATATGAAGAGAGTGATGGGTGTTTCATCTCTTCCTGAGCCGAGGACACCAAAACGaaagagtagggagacaccagatgAAAAGTTAGAGTCTTTCAACTCCCAGAGATCATGCAGGGGCTGTCATCAGAAAG GTTCACTTGATGGGATGCATATCTTTTCTGTTGGAGTCAGCCTCGGATTCGTATCTGCTATACTATCAAATAGAAAAGAAATAGAGAAGTTAAACAACATGTTGAAGAGCTCAGAAAACTTGGTTCAAGATTTGGAAGAGGAGTTGGAGATGAAAGAATCCATAATTGTTAAAGAGCTTGCTGATGAAGCTTGTGGGTGCCAGGAACCAAGTGATATCATTGCTGAAATAGAAACTACTGAATCTTCCAGGATTCAAGTTTCTTCATCTTATTTTCTCACCCAAAACAATGAGCACAACCTGCTGCTGTTGCCCAAGGAAGATTCAAGGAGTAAGATTGAAGCAGAGCTTGAGATAGAGCTCGAGAGGCTGGAACTGAACATAGCTTCCAGTTTGAATGGAGAAATGTCAACATTTAATGAG ATTGATCCAGACCTGATAGCCGATGTGGTACATGGGGACCTAAAAGCAGATCTGCTTCCGGGTGGGGCACCTGAGGAGTATGCTGATAATGCAAGTGACAGCAAGAGTGCATCCACAACCTATACCAACAATTTTAACTATGCGGTTTCACCACGAGAGCTTAGCTTGCGATTGTACGAAGTGATCCAACACAGACTAGAAGAACGCATTAAAGAGCTAGAAATAGAACTTCAGAAAACCCAGAAACAACTCCAGTTGGTAGAATCCGAACACGTCTCACGAAGAGCTTTCTCAAGCAGCGACATGGGATCCTCCTCCAACCAGGACAGCCCAATGGATCTCACCGCAGACACTGCTTTCTCTCGGCCATTTTGCTTAAACCTTGCTGGAGATGCTCTGGATGCATACGACGAAGCTTATGAAGAGTTCATGAGGGTTGCAACCACGGAGGAGAAGCTGCCGTCCACAACTAATTCCGATAATGAACACCAATATGGCTTACCGTCATCTGATCGAAGTTTAATATGGGGAATGGAAGGACCAAAATATCGTGGAAGCGCTCCCACGTGGGAGCAGAATCTGAAGAAAAGGGAACCCGATGTCACTCATGAGATATACACAGCAtacgaagatgatgatgatgatgaaatgaaGACATTAATCGAACAAATTATGGAGAGAACAAGGCAAGGCTCAACTATTGTAGTAAATGCTCAAAGAATGCTCTTTTCGATGGATGATTAA
- the LOC135581514 gene encoding uncharacterized protein LOC135581514 isoform X1, whose amino-acid sequence MVAGEKAKLLCSFGGDFVNQHGRSLYVGGKTRLVSIDRSASFRTFISKMSELCDVDPRCLDVRFQLPDSGLDSRLISVENDNDVRNMMEEFDSNRKIPIFLFIDKSEHSDDEIAVVYREPASEADIAETLRETATVIAEGPLIGQHGPSTSVASSGRDYARHPPVGLSMSGEMFRKDSQSLVVGQEYQEVQTFRNALTSAAIAANFELYMIRSDQRRVTARCAAEGCTWRVHASKLPQVSTFRIRTLTPEHTCIRSNDAGHRQATAKWIANCIRDKLRQNRNYKPREIINDIHREYGVLITYKRAFLGRQKALEELHDEPGRDMVLADNDYEHIMDNNNEEIQTWSDLDDPPRKKRGYQPHQSKEVRALHCTRCNQIGHNRRTCTIPESIQGGIR is encoded by the exons ATGGTGGCCGGTGAGAAGGCGAAGCTGCTCTGTAGCTTCGGCGGCGACTTCGTGAACCAACATGGGAGGTCGTTGTATGTTGGGGGGAAGACTAGGCTGGTCTCGATCGATCGGTCGGCGAGCTTCCGGACGTTTATTTCGAAGATGTCAGAACTCTGCGATGTCGATCCCCGCTGCCTGGATGTCAGATTTCAGCTCCCCGACAGCGGTCTCGACTCCCGACTTATCTCGGTCGAGAATGATAATGATGTGAGGAATATGATGGAGGAGTTCGATTCCAACAGAAAGATCCCAATTTTCCTCTTCATTGATAAGAGTGAGCATTCCGATGACGAGATTGCTGTTGTCTATAGGGAGCCTGCATCAGAAGCTGATATCGCAGAAACCCTCAG AGAGACAGCAACTGTGATTGCGGAAGGGCCGCTCATCGGCCAGCATGGTCCCAGTACTTCTGTGGCATCCTCCGGAAGAGATTATGCGAGGCATCCGCCGGTCGGCTTAAGCATGTCGGGTGAGATGTTCAGGAAAGACTCTCAGTCATTAGTTGTTGGTCAAGAATATCAGGAAGTGCAGACATTTCGCAATGCACTCACTAGTGCTGCCATTGCTGCAAATTTTGAGCTTTATATGATCCGGTCAGACCAGCGTCGTGTCACAGCAAG GTGTGCTGCAGAAGGATGTACATGGCGGGTCCATGCATCGAAGCTCCCACAGGTCAGCACATTCAGAATAAGGACCCTGACACCAGAGCACACTTGTATAAGATCAAATGATGCTGGTCACAGGCAGGCGACTGCAAAGTGGATCGCCAATTGCATAAGAGATAAGCTCCGTCAAAATCGAAATTACAAACCGAGAGAAATTATAAATGACATTCATCGTGAGTATGGGGTGCTTATTACATACAAGAGGGCTTTCCTTGGTAGGCAGAAGGCATTGGAAGAGTTACATGATGAGCCAGGAAGGGATATGGTTCTGGCGGATAATGATTACGAGCATATCATGGATAACAACAATGAAGAAATTCAAACATGGAGCGATTTAGATGATCCTCCTAGAAAGAAACGAGGTTACCAGCCGCATCAGTCTAAGGAAGTGCGTGCATTGCATTGTACTAGATGTAACCAGATCGGGCATAATAGAAGAACCTGTACAATTCCTGAGTCAATTCAAG GTGGAATAAGGTAG
- the LOC135581514 gene encoding uncharacterized protein LOC135581514 isoform X2: MVAGEKAKLLCSFGGDFVNQHGRSLYVGGKTRLVSIDRSASFRTFISKMSELCDVDPRCLDVRFQLPDSGLDSRLISVENDNDVRNMMEEFDSNRKIPIFLFIDKSEHSDDEIAVVYREPASEADIAETLRLSKLQRDSNCDCGRAAHRPAWSQYFCGILRKRLCEASAGRLKHVGCAAEGCTWRVHASKLPQVSTFRIRTLTPEHTCIRSNDAGHRQATAKWIANCIRDKLRQNRNYKPREIINDIHREYGVLITYKRAFLGRQKALEELHDEPGRDMVLADNDYEHIMDNNNEEIQTWSDLDDPPRKKRGYQPHQSKEVRALHCTRCNQIGHNRRTCTIPESIQGGIR; the protein is encoded by the exons ATGGTGGCCGGTGAGAAGGCGAAGCTGCTCTGTAGCTTCGGCGGCGACTTCGTGAACCAACATGGGAGGTCGTTGTATGTTGGGGGGAAGACTAGGCTGGTCTCGATCGATCGGTCGGCGAGCTTCCGGACGTTTATTTCGAAGATGTCAGAACTCTGCGATGTCGATCCCCGCTGCCTGGATGTCAGATTTCAGCTCCCCGACAGCGGTCTCGACTCCCGACTTATCTCGGTCGAGAATGATAATGATGTGAGGAATATGATGGAGGAGTTCGATTCCAACAGAAAGATCCCAATTTTCCTCTTCATTGATAAGAGTGAGCATTCCGATGACGAGATTGCTGTTGTCTATAGGGAGCCTGCATCAGAAGCTGATATCGCAGAAACCCTCAG ATTGAGTAAACTGCAGAGAGACAGCAACTGTGATTGCGGAAGGGCCGCTCATCGGCCAGCATGGTCCCAGTACTTCTGTGGCATCCTCCGGAAGAGATTATGCGAGGCATCCGCCGGTCGGCTTAAGCATGTCGG GTGTGCTGCAGAAGGATGTACATGGCGGGTCCATGCATCGAAGCTCCCACAGGTCAGCACATTCAGAATAAGGACCCTGACACCAGAGCACACTTGTATAAGATCAAATGATGCTGGTCACAGGCAGGCGACTGCAAAGTGGATCGCCAATTGCATAAGAGATAAGCTCCGTCAAAATCGAAATTACAAACCGAGAGAAATTATAAATGACATTCATCGTGAGTATGGGGTGCTTATTACATACAAGAGGGCTTTCCTTGGTAGGCAGAAGGCATTGGAAGAGTTACATGATGAGCCAGGAAGGGATATGGTTCTGGCGGATAATGATTACGAGCATATCATGGATAACAACAATGAAGAAATTCAAACATGGAGCGATTTAGATGATCCTCCTAGAAAGAAACGAGGTTACCAGCCGCATCAGTCTAAGGAAGTGCGTGCATTGCATTGTACTAGATGTAACCAGATCGGGCATAATAGAAGAACCTGTACAATTCCTGAGTCAATTCAAG GTGGAATAAGGTAG
- the LOC135585902 gene encoding probable inactive purple acid phosphatase 27 isoform X1, translating to MDNENESSPSTTICAADPVVKKLIALKTPEFDPWRRPDLFELLDSVRFSLGSIPSIRMSLPAMRSHGLILLAIVLALYCCSTTGHNGEQPLSKIAIRKTTLATTVSARIRASPLVLGLQGQTSEWVTVKFSHPNPSNDDWVGVFSPANFSATTCEKENFREYEPLLCTAPIKYQYANYKNDDYNKTGRGSLKLQLINQRADFSFVLFSGGISNPKLVAVSNTISFANPKAPVYPRLAQGKSWNEMAVTWTSGYSTEEAVPFVEWGELGGPQIRSAAGTLTFSRAHMCDSPARTVGWRDPGFIHTSFLKDLWPNLLYTYKLGHRLYNGSYIWSQSYTFRASPYPGQDSLQRVVIFGDMGKAEADGSNEYNNYQPGSLNTTYQLIKDLKNIDIVFHIGDLSYANGYLSQWDQFTAQVEPIASTVPYMVGSGNHERDWPGTGSFYANMDSGGECGVLAETMFYVPAENRQKFWYKTDFGMFRFCIVDTEHDWRPGTEQYKFIEHCLSTADREKQPWLIFLAHRVLGYSSGEFYGIEGTFEEPMGRDSLQELWQKYKVDIALYGHVHNYERTCPIYQSTCVREAAHHYTGPFEATTHVVVGGGGSGLAKFTPLRTRWSYYQDYDFGFVKLTAFNQSTLLLEYKKSRDGLVYDYFTITRDYRDILDCAVDSCSKTSMSS from the exons ATGGATAACGAAAATGAGTCGTCACCTAGCACGACCATTTGTGCAGCAGATCCCGTGGTCAAGAAGCTCATCGCCTTAAAAACACCCGAATTCGATCCCTGGCGACGTCCTGACTTGTTCGAGTTGCTTGATTCAGTACGGTTCTCGCTTGGCTCAATTCCAAGCATTCGAAT GAGTTTGCCCGCGATGAGGTCGCATGGCTTGATTCTGTTGGCGATTGTATTGGCCTTATATTGCTGTTCCACAACGGGGCACAACGGAGAACAGCCCCTTTCAAAAATTGCCATCCGTAAGACTACATTGGCTACGACTGTCTCAGCTCGTATCAGAGCCTCTCCCTTGGTACTTGGGCTGCAG GGTCAAACTAGTGAGTGGGTAACTGTGAAATTCAGCCACCCAAATCCATCAAACGATGATTGGGTAGGGGTTTTCTCTCCTGCAAATTTCAG TGCAACAACATGTGAGAAAGAAAATTTTAGAGAATATGAGCCTCTACTATGTACAGCCCCCATTAAG TATCAGTATGCAAATTATAAAAATGACGACTACAACAAAACTGGAAGGGGATCTCTGAAGCTTCAATTGATCAATCAAAGAGCAGATTTTTCTTTTGTACTGTTCTCTGGTGGTATTTCAAAT CCCAAGCTTGTCGCAGTCTCTAACACCATTAGTTTTGCCAATCCGAAGGCCCCTGTTTACCCTCGTCTGGCTCAAGGAAAATCCTGGAACGAG ATGGCTGTTACTTGGACAAGTGGATATAGTACAGAAGAGGCAGTACCTTTTGTTGAGTGGGGTGAACTAGGAGGACCCCAAATACGTTCAGCGGCTGGGACTTTAACCTTCAGTAGAGCCCACATGTGTG ATTCACCTGCACGAACTGTGGGATGGCGTGATCCTGGTTTCATCCACACAAGTTTTCTGAAGGACTTGTGGCCTAATTTATT GTATACCTACAAGCTTGGTCATAGATTGTACAATGGCTCTTATATATGGAGTCAGTCATACACCTTCAGAGCATCTCCTTACCCTGGACAAGATTCTTTACAGCGTGTTGTCATTTTTGGTGATATGGGAAAG GCAGAGGCAGACGGTTCCAACGAGTATAACAATTACCAGCCAGGCTCACTTAATACTACATACCAGCTTATCAAGGACTTAAAGAATATTGACATAGTTTTCCATATTGGGGACCTATCTTATGCAAATGGTTATCTGTCACAATGGGATCAATTTACGGCACAAGTGGAACCAATTGCTTCAACTGTGCCTTATATGGTCGGAAG TGGTAACCACGAACGAGATTGGCCTGGGACTGGATCCTTCTACGCCAATATGGATTCTGGTGGAGAATGTGGAGTTTTAGCAGAAACAATGTTTTATGTTCCTGCTGAAAATAGGCAAAAGTTCTG GTACAAAACAGATTTTGGCATGTTCCGCTTCTGTATAGTTGATACTGAGCATGATTGGAGACCGGGAACAGAACAATATAAATTTATTGAGCACTGTCTGTCAACAGCAGACAGGGAAAAACAGCCATGGCTGATCTTTCTCGCACATAGGGTGCTTGGTTATTCTTCTGGTGAATTTTATGGTATTGAAGGAACCTTCGAGGAGCCAATGGGGAGAGACAGCCTTCAAGAACTCTGGCAAAAGTATAAGGTTGACATTGCCTTGTATGGTCATGTCCATAACTATGAGAGAACATGCCCAATTTACCAG AGTACATGTGTCCGTGAAGCTGCACACCATTACACGGGTCCCTTTGAAGCAACCACCCATGTTGTTGTTGGAGGTGGAGGTTCCGGCCTTGCTAAATTTACCCCTCTCCGGACTAGATGGAGTTACTATCAAGACTATGACTTCGGGTTTGTGAAATTGACCGCTTTCAACCAGTCGACGCTGTTGCTCGAGTACAAGAAAAGCAGAGATGGTTTGGTGTATGATTACTTCACAATAACACGTGATTATCGTGACATATTGGATTGCGCTGTGGACAGCTGTTCAAAGACATCCATGTCTAGTTGA
- the LOC135585902 gene encoding probable inactive purple acid phosphatase 27 isoform X2, whose translation MRSHGLILLAIVLALYCCSTTGHNGEQPLSKIAIRKTTLATTVSARIRASPLVLGLQGQTSEWVTVKFSHPNPSNDDWVGVFSPANFSATTCEKENFREYEPLLCTAPIKYQYANYKNDDYNKTGRGSLKLQLINQRADFSFVLFSGGISNPKLVAVSNTISFANPKAPVYPRLAQGKSWNEMAVTWTSGYSTEEAVPFVEWGELGGPQIRSAAGTLTFSRAHMCDSPARTVGWRDPGFIHTSFLKDLWPNLLYTYKLGHRLYNGSYIWSQSYTFRASPYPGQDSLQRVVIFGDMGKAEADGSNEYNNYQPGSLNTTYQLIKDLKNIDIVFHIGDLSYANGYLSQWDQFTAQVEPIASTVPYMVGSGNHERDWPGTGSFYANMDSGGECGVLAETMFYVPAENRQKFWYKTDFGMFRFCIVDTEHDWRPGTEQYKFIEHCLSTADREKQPWLIFLAHRVLGYSSGEFYGIEGTFEEPMGRDSLQELWQKYKVDIALYGHVHNYERTCPIYQSTCVREAAHHYTGPFEATTHVVVGGGGSGLAKFTPLRTRWSYYQDYDFGFVKLTAFNQSTLLLEYKKSRDGLVYDYFTITRDYRDILDCAVDSCSKTSMSS comes from the exons ATGAGGTCGCATGGCTTGATTCTGTTGGCGATTGTATTGGCCTTATATTGCTGTTCCACAACGGGGCACAACGGAGAACAGCCCCTTTCAAAAATTGCCATCCGTAAGACTACATTGGCTACGACTGTCTCAGCTCGTATCAGAGCCTCTCCCTTGGTACTTGGGCTGCAG GGTCAAACTAGTGAGTGGGTAACTGTGAAATTCAGCCACCCAAATCCATCAAACGATGATTGGGTAGGGGTTTTCTCTCCTGCAAATTTCAG TGCAACAACATGTGAGAAAGAAAATTTTAGAGAATATGAGCCTCTACTATGTACAGCCCCCATTAAG TATCAGTATGCAAATTATAAAAATGACGACTACAACAAAACTGGAAGGGGATCTCTGAAGCTTCAATTGATCAATCAAAGAGCAGATTTTTCTTTTGTACTGTTCTCTGGTGGTATTTCAAAT CCCAAGCTTGTCGCAGTCTCTAACACCATTAGTTTTGCCAATCCGAAGGCCCCTGTTTACCCTCGTCTGGCTCAAGGAAAATCCTGGAACGAG ATGGCTGTTACTTGGACAAGTGGATATAGTACAGAAGAGGCAGTACCTTTTGTTGAGTGGGGTGAACTAGGAGGACCCCAAATACGTTCAGCGGCTGGGACTTTAACCTTCAGTAGAGCCCACATGTGTG ATTCACCTGCACGAACTGTGGGATGGCGTGATCCTGGTTTCATCCACACAAGTTTTCTGAAGGACTTGTGGCCTAATTTATT GTATACCTACAAGCTTGGTCATAGATTGTACAATGGCTCTTATATATGGAGTCAGTCATACACCTTCAGAGCATCTCCTTACCCTGGACAAGATTCTTTACAGCGTGTTGTCATTTTTGGTGATATGGGAAAG GCAGAGGCAGACGGTTCCAACGAGTATAACAATTACCAGCCAGGCTCACTTAATACTACATACCAGCTTATCAAGGACTTAAAGAATATTGACATAGTTTTCCATATTGGGGACCTATCTTATGCAAATGGTTATCTGTCACAATGGGATCAATTTACGGCACAAGTGGAACCAATTGCTTCAACTGTGCCTTATATGGTCGGAAG TGGTAACCACGAACGAGATTGGCCTGGGACTGGATCCTTCTACGCCAATATGGATTCTGGTGGAGAATGTGGAGTTTTAGCAGAAACAATGTTTTATGTTCCTGCTGAAAATAGGCAAAAGTTCTG GTACAAAACAGATTTTGGCATGTTCCGCTTCTGTATAGTTGATACTGAGCATGATTGGAGACCGGGAACAGAACAATATAAATTTATTGAGCACTGTCTGTCAACAGCAGACAGGGAAAAACAGCCATGGCTGATCTTTCTCGCACATAGGGTGCTTGGTTATTCTTCTGGTGAATTTTATGGTATTGAAGGAACCTTCGAGGAGCCAATGGGGAGAGACAGCCTTCAAGAACTCTGGCAAAAGTATAAGGTTGACATTGCCTTGTATGGTCATGTCCATAACTATGAGAGAACATGCCCAATTTACCAG AGTACATGTGTCCGTGAAGCTGCACACCATTACACGGGTCCCTTTGAAGCAACCACCCATGTTGTTGTTGGAGGTGGAGGTTCCGGCCTTGCTAAATTTACCCCTCTCCGGACTAGATGGAGTTACTATCAAGACTATGACTTCGGGTTTGTGAAATTGACCGCTTTCAACCAGTCGACGCTGTTGCTCGAGTACAAGAAAAGCAGAGATGGTTTGGTGTATGATTACTTCACAATAACACGTGATTATCGTGACATATTGGATTGCGCTGTGGACAGCTGTTCAAAGACATCCATGTCTAGTTGA